The following proteins are encoded in a genomic region of Colletotrichum higginsianum IMI 349063 chromosome 9, whole genome shotgun sequence:
- a CDS encoding SIT4 phosphatase-associated protein, with protein sequence MFWRFGGYANISTIDTILEKPEFTVEDLLDESDLIQELKQHNTKLIEYLREDNVLKTLLEYVVAPKLEPVATPETDEPAEETKGKGRLLPFSRPRASSRATDTENEEEEQEKKRNRYAYVAAEVLSSDTWSIYEAMMENQPLVRDFWHFLKRPTPLDPLQASYFTKVNEALFDKKTEEMVTLLKSLPDAVPDLLRHVECPMIMDLLLKIIALDRTEGGQGVVEWLYSQDVVPTLLSCLGPEHSWVVQTAAGDFIKAIITISANASQNEQQCIGPNELTRQLVSQPCIEQLIKYMLGGGNPLTVGVGIIIEVIRKNNSDYDPDVGTEANSVPSSRDPIYLGTLLRLFAQHVPDFVNLIMNTPTKKQRLGSTFGDKIEPLGFDRFKTCELMAELLHCSNMGLLNEVGSEDLIASRDAERQRLRTEGKLTPNRGEEAPSSTDDLTMRIGHSSPEEGRRLEVTNISDDDGFEEVEPSREMNEDTSHEFVKAEEEIPVAAPPASSFLDRDEDDFVDEPLSSPRLNVADDKIKEQRFDDPDLVVAPLSPTKPKTPANEEAVAAAEPVSTADKEKESESADVKGEATPVERETAVTETEKDAKINSDADADKTAEDATVTKVEELSLNDDDDDGKVEKADRSTISDDNQKGDESDSSVVYTPSATESEVKPDSAETAPAVPEPPQHPEDVPAPLFSKSVIDSAPKVETAETGQEPESETAPAPEVPVAPPVPDAPEAAPAPAGSEDAMEKAVSDLPPAVPQRPDPSTVKPVVGDYLKVQFVEHRVVPTILSFFFAYPWNNFLHNVVYDIVQQVFNGPMDRGYNPTLAVSLFEAADITTAIINGQLASDESQAKMKTRMGYMGHLTLIAEEVVKFTERHPPELLSETVLERVMDPRWISYVEGALAETRERDNAILGGVRPEVALGNRAGMSGNGLAAVGLSGLGSSFSNSQGNTGSSALADAGLNGNTDIQESGGNGIGPFAISSGTLMSGFGSSSDEEDEGEEENDEDVNNEVSHVLSELRETNSPALDPWTQSIVDNNPDSDEDKDPKRNA encoded by the exons ATGTTTTGGAGATTCGGCGGCTACGCCAACATTTCCACCATCGACACCATCCTCGAGAAGCCCGAATTCACCGTAGAAGATCTTCTCGACGAGAGCGACCTGATCCAGGAGCTCAAGCAGCACAACACAAAGCTCATCGAGTACCTTCGCGAGGATAACGTCCTCAAGACCCTGCTCGAATACGTCGTCGCCCCCAAACTAGAGCCCGTCGCCACCCCCGAAACCGACGAACCCGCCGAGGAgaccaagggcaagggccgcctcctccccttctcaAGACCCCGTGCTTCCTCGCGGGCTACCGATACCGAAAATGAAGAGGAGGaacaggagaagaagcgcaaccGCTATGCCtacgttgccgccgaggtcctGTCGTCCGACACCTGGTCCATCTACGAGGCCATGATGGAGAACCAGCCCCTGGTCCGCGACTTTTGGCATTTCCTGAAGCGACCTACTCCTTTGGACCCTCTGCAAGCCAGTTACTTTACGAAAGTCAACGAGGCCCTGTtcgacaagaagacggagGAAATGGTCACCCTCCTCAAGTCCCTGCCCGACGCCGTCCCCGACCTTCTCCGCCACGTCGAGTGTCCCATGATCATGGACTTACTCCTCAAAATCATTGCTCTTGACCGCACcgagggcggccagggcgtTGTCGAG TGGCTATACTCCCAAGATGTCGTGCCGACCTTGCTCTCGTGCCTCGGCCCCGAACACAGTTGGGTCGTCCagacggccgccggcgacttcatcaaggccatcatcaccataTCCGCCAACGCCTCGCAGAACGAGCAGCAGTGCATCGGCCCCAACGAGCTGACCCGCCAGCTCGTCTCGCAGCCCTGCATCGAGCAGCTGATCAAGTACATGCTAGGAGGTGGGAACCCGCTAACCGTGGGTGTGGGCATCATTATCGAAGTCATCAGGAAGAACAACTCGGACTACGATCCCGACGTCGGCACCGAGGCCAACTCGGTCCCCTCGAGCCGCGACCCAATCTACCTAGGCACCCTCCTGCGCCTGTTCGCCCAACATGTCCCCGACTTTGTCAACCTCATCATGAACACCCCGACCAAGAAGCAGCGGCTGGGCTCCACCTTTGGCGACAAGATCGAGCCCCTCGGATTCGACCGCTTTAAGACGTGCGAGTTGATGGCCGAGTTGCTCCACTGCAGCAACATGGGCCTGCTCAACGAGGTCGGCTCCGAAGATTTGATTGCATCCAGGGATGCCGAGCGCCAGCGCTTGAGAACGGAGGGTAAGCTTACCCCAAAccgcggagaagaagcgcccTCGTCCACCGACGATTTGACAATGCGCATCGGGCATTCTTCCCCCGAGGAGGGACGCCGTTTAGAGGTAACCAATATctcagacgacgacggatTCGAAGAGGTTGAGCCAAGCCGCGAGATGAATGAGGACACGTCCCACGAGttcgtcaaggccgaggaagagatccccgtcgccgccccgcccgcctcgtccttcttggacagagacgaagacgactttgtcgacgagCCCCTCAGCTCCCCGAGGCTGAatgtcgccgacgacaagatcaaggagcAGCGCTTCGACGACCCCGACCTGGTTGTCGCGCCCCTCTCGCCGACCAAGCCCAAGACCCCCGCGAACGAAGAGGCTGTTGCTGCGGCAGAACCGGTTTCCACGGCTGACAAAGAGAAGGAGTCTGAATCTGCTGACGTCAAGGGTGAAGCGACTCCGgtcgagagagagacggcTGTGACAGAAACCGAGAAGGATGCCAAAATCAACTCTGACGCTGACGCTGATAAAACCGCGGAGGATGCTACCGTCACCAAGGTGGAGGAGCTCTCTCtaaacgacgacgacgatgacggcaaAGTCGAAAAGGCAGACCGAAGCACGATTTCCGACGATAACCAAAAGGGCGACGAGTCCGACTCATCTGTTGTCTACACCCCCAGCGCCACCGAGTCGGAAGTCAAACCAGACTCCGCCGAGACAGCCCCTGCCGTTCCCGAGCCTCCTCAGCACCCCGAAGACGTGCCAGCGCCTCTGTTCTCCAAGTCCGTGATAGATTCCGCCCCAAAAGTCGAAACGGCAGAGACGGGCCAGGAGCCCGAATCCGAAACTGCGCCGGCTCCGGAGGTCCCCGTGGCCCCTCCCGTCCCAGATGCCCCAGAAGCGGCTCCGGCACCTGCGGGATCGGAGGATGCCATGGAGAAGGCAGTTAGTGACCTGCCGCCTGCAGTTCCTCAGCGGCCCGACCCAAGCACTGTAAAACCGGTGGTGGGCGATTACCTCAAGGTTCAGTTTGTGGAACACCGCGTTGTGCCCACGATTCTG TCTTTCTTTTTTGCGTACCCGTGGAATAACTTCCTCCACAATGTGGTATATGACATTGTTCAACAGGTATTCAACGGGCCTATGGACCGGGGCTACAACCCGACTTTGGCCGTGTCACTattcgaggccgccgacatcACGACGGCCATTATCAACGGCCAGCTCGCTAGCGACGAGTCGCAGGCCAAGATGAAGACGCGTATGGGCTACATGGGTCATCTGACTTTGATCGCTGAAGAGGTGGTCAAGTTTACGGAACGACACCCTCCCGAGCTCCTGTCAGAGACAGTCCTTGAAAGGGTTATGGACCCCCGATGGATCAGCTACGTCGAGGGGGCGCTGGCCGAGACCCGCGAGCGAGACAATGCCattctcggcggcgtccgtCCTGAGGTGGCGCTGGGCAACCGCGCCGGCATGTCTGGCAATGGActggcggccgtcggcctctCCGGCCTCGGGTCGTCCTTTTCCAACTCCCAAGGAAACACCGGCTCCAgtgccctcgccgacgccggcctcaaCGGCAACACGGACATCCAagagagcggcggcaacggcattGGCCCGTTTGCCATCAGCTCAGGTACTCTCATGTCCGGCTTTGGCAGTTCTagcgacgaagaggacgagggtgaAGAGGAGAACGACGAAGATGTGAACAACGAGGTGAGTCATGTGCTCTCAGAGCTTCGTGAGACGAATTCTCCCGCGCTGGACCCCTGGACGCAATCAATTGTCGACAACAACCCGGATtccgacgaggacaaggaccCGAAGAGGAATGCGTAG
- a CDS encoding SIT4 phosphatase-associated protein, translating into MHQKKNAAAAASRDEGGEGEGAKGDREESGGGETLKNPFADDEDDEENSSDEDNDDHGGTGAAAATTVTSAWSQSGQRSWWRGAGRQGRNPRFDGQNDSDDEGDEEEDDDDEEFGDFAMPEVEAAPGTDLNDKSILKPLAVHPSQGGSGGKAFSGLWPFAGKKDGRDERTQSDADKGSSADETATGDDEKPIQAAIEAARRTSIEDPDDDDNDDEVVVQKPSSL; encoded by the coding sequence ATGCACCAAAAGAAGaacgcggccgcggccgcatCTCGTGACGAGGgcggtgagggtgagggtgcAAAGGGCGACAGGGAAGAGTCGGGCGGAGGCGAGACGTTGAAGAACCCTTTCgcagacgacgaagacgacgaagaaaactcgagcgacgaggacaacgACGATCATGGCGGAACgggtgcagcagcagcaacaacggTGACGAGCGCGTGGAGTCAATCAGGACAAAGGTCGTGGTGGCGTGGTGCAGGACGGCAAGGCCGGAACCCACGATTCGACGGACAGAACGACTCTGACGATgagggggatgaggaggaggacgatgacgacgaggaatTCGGCGACTTCGCCATGCCCGAGGTGGAAGCCGCGCCGGGGACGGACCTCAACGACAAGAGCATCCTGAAGCCCCTCGCCGTGCACCCGTCCCAGGGTGGATCCGGCGGCAAGGCTTTTAGCGGACTGTGGCCGTTCGCGGGCAAGAAAGACGGCAGGGACGAAAGGACGCAGTCGGATGCGGACAAGGGGTCATCTGCggacgagacggcgacgggggaCGATGAGAAGCCGATCCAGGCGGCGATTGAGGCTGCGCGGCGGACGAGCATCGAGGAtccggacgacgacgacaacgatgacGAAGTGGTGGTGCAGAAGCCGTCGAGCCTATGA
- a CDS encoding Alpha/beta hydrolase fold protein, with protein MAADMGLTNNPESGKPVYQPVAPLLNRIVYGTKISTLQQWYFQKAGFEAWKSYFWPPAQRPDIIKQYDCRKALPVRIFFPSNYDQTSPQTLPTLVTIHGGGFCIGVPDDDDAWNRTFADLNGALVVALHYWKAPWAPWPRALHDLEALYLAVVDDASLPIDKGRIALAGFSAGGNLTLCLSQMRSVRDHATAAPGAIVPIYPPTDFVTPTAEKHDRRPYKVGAGLPGIRGEKRDFVLEFADVFDWSYIPYGTNLRDTLISPLYAGRADFPGNVCIVAAELDYLAYEAWELACKLGGKGRPPAARVGRDEAAPGAPRQELELRDERFAWEVEDARGSVKWLLVPDVIHAFDLHEMGAAVSDPATVRDGNAKAVKVMGVIGDWLRRTAWK; from the exons ATGGCAGCAGACATGGGCCTCACAAACAACCCAGAATCCGGCAAGCCCGTCTACCAACCGGTGGCCCCTCTACTCAACCGCATCGTGTACGGGACCAAGATCTCGACACTGCAGCAATGGTACTTCCAGAAGGCCGGCTTCGAGGCGTGGAAGTCGTACTTCTGGCCGCCCGCCCAGCGACCCGATATCATCAAGCAGTATGACTGTAGAAAGGCATTGCCTGTACG CATCTTCTTCCCGTCCAACTACGACCAGACGTCCCCCCAGACACTGCCGACGCTCGTGACgatccacggcggcggcttctgcATCGGCGTccctgacgacgacgacgcctggAACCGCACCTTCGCCGACCTcaacggcgccctcgtcgtcgcgctgCACTACTGGAAGGCGCCCTGGGCCCCGTGGCCGCGCGCCCTGCACGATCTCGAGGCCCTgtacctcgccgtcgtcgacgacgcctcgCTGCCCATCGACAAGGGCCGCATCGCGCTCGCCGGCTTCAGCGCGGGCGGCAACCTGACGCTGTGCCTGTCGCAGATGCGGTCCGTCCGGGACcacgcgacggcggcgcccggGGCCATCGTGCCCATCTACCCGCCCACCGACTTCGTcacgccgacggcggagaAGCACGACCGCCGGCCGTACAAGGTCGGCGCGGGCCTGCCGGGGATCCGCGGCGAGAAGCGCGACTTCGTGCTCGAATTCGCCGACGTGTTCGACTGGAGCTACATCCCCTACGGCACGAACCTGCGGGACACGCTCATCTCGCCGCTGTACGCGGGCCGCGCCGACTTCCCGGGAAACGTGTGCATCGTCGCGGCCGAGCTGGACTACCTGGCGTACGAGGCGTGGGAGCTGGCGTGCAAGCTGGGCGGCAAGGGGCGGCCCCCCGCGGCCAGGGTCGGCcgggacgaggcggcgccgggggcgCCGCGGCAGGAGCTCGAGCTGCGCGACGAGCGGTTCGCGTGGGAGGTGGAGGACGCGAGGGGCAGCGTCAAGTGGCTGCTGGTGCCGGACGTGATCCACGCGTTCGACCTGCACGAGATGGGGGCCGCCGTGTCGGACCCGGCGACGGTGAGGGACGGGAACGCCAAGGCGGTCAAGGTGATGGGGGTCATCGGGGACTGGCTGCGGCGGACGGCGTGGAAGTGA